In Exiguobacterium acetylicum, the genomic stretch TTCGTTTCAGCGACGGTGACGCTTGATCCGTCTTTCTTTTGTAGAATGATCGAAGCTCCGGCTTTACCGCGTAACCGATCATCAAGGACTTGTTCGAGACCCCGTTTCCCGACCTGTTCGCCAGCTTGGATTTTATTTTTTGATTCTTTAATCTCGTCTGCTGTCGCTGAACCGATATAACCGATCAAGTGTGAAGCGGCCTTCCCGAGCGGATATGTTCGGACTTCCGTCTCCTTAACGCTGATACCTGGAATGTCACGCAATTTCGCAACCATTGCTTCGTCGGTCAGTGTTTTGAGCGGAACGAATTGTCCGTCCTTGACCCAACTTGCTTTTAAGGAATCTTCGACCGATGAGGTCGGGCGATCGAGCAACTCGGCAACTTGTGCGACATCTTTAAGTTGTCCTGCAGTTGCGCCGACAGCATATCCTTTACCAGAGGTCGCGAGCGGTTTATCGTTCGCATCAAGCAAATCACCGCGTTTCCCTTCAACGGTTTGTAACTGAACCTTGTCTTCTTTCTTAAAGTCTTTTAGAACAAACGAAGAGTCCCAGTCGATGAACCAGTTTTCTGTTTCTCCTTGTTTCTCGAATGTTAACGGGACTTGTTTATCATAAGCAACGGCTCCTGCCACCGTATCAAAAGAGATCCGCACAGGAAGGGACGCTTTTTCGTCATCCGTTGCTTCCTTTGCTTTCTTCCGTTCGACGGATAGCTTTTTGATATCAAGCGTTTTCGACAACTGTTTCGTCCGTTCGATGAATTCTTTTTTGCCGTATTCTTTTTTAGTAGCCGTACTCGCGTACGTATACATATTATCGTAATCTTGTTTCTCCCAAAGTTTGATGTAGGCATCAAGCCGTTCTTCAGGTGTCGGCTGATCTTGACAACCGGCAAGCAGTGTCACGCCGAAAGATGCTGATAGAATCAGGGGAATGGTTCGTTTCATGTGATTGTCCTCCTATATGGATGAGAGCCTTGAATATACCGTACCACTCCTGTCAGGAGATTTCATCTGAAACAAAAAAACGGACTTCTCATGGGGAGAAGTCCGGTGAATCAAACTTAGTTGAAGTAATTGAGTGGATTAACACTGTTTGCAGCAGACGTTCCGCTGTAGACGTAAGGACCGCGATGCATTTCGAAGTGGAGGTGCGCACCAAACGCGTTACCTGTTGCACCAATCGTACCGATTTTCGATCCTTTAGCAATCGTTTGTCCGACTGAAACAGAGCGACTGTTTAAGTGTGCATATACCGTCGTATATTGGATGCCATTGACGGTATGTGTCATCATGACATGATTTCCGTATGCGCCGTAATAACGGGATGTGATGACTTTACCGGCAGCCGATGCATAGACAGGTGTGCCTGTTGGAGCACCGATATCGATGCCGTTATGGAACGTATAACCGTAAACGCCGCTTGCAGCACCATATCCTTGCGTGATTGGACCGCTTGCTGGACGCGAGAATCCAGTTGTTGCTTTTGTTGATGTCGTCGTACTGTACTTTTTAACATATGTAGAAGAAACGTAGCGTGATGCGCCGCCATAAGAAATTTTCGTCCATGAACCGGAAACACCAAGATAATTGAATGTCTGTCCTGTATTGACGCTACCGACGATTTTATAAGCTG encodes the following:
- a CDS encoding M23 family metallopeptidase — protein: MKRLLTTMTMTALVVSGFATTSASKVEAATTYKVKVTADGLRVRTGPSTAYKIVGSVNTGQTFNYLGVSGSWTKISYGGASRYVSSTYVKKYSTTTSTKATTGFSRPASGPITQGYGAASGVYGYTFHNGIDIGAPTGTPVYASAAGKVITSRYYGAYGNHVMMTHTVNGIQYTTVYAHLNSRSVSVGQTIAKGSKIGTIGATGNAFGAHLHFEMHRGPYVYSGTSAANSVNPLNYFN